The following proteins come from a genomic window of Takifugu rubripes chromosome 11, fTakRub1.2, whole genome shotgun sequence:
- the LOC115251567 gene encoding kunitz-type serine protease inhibitor 6-like: MNLFWFLLGAGLGLVLGCEWDSSEDQSLDLTYSPHLGDPLNVTDAEECKTACCLLEGCDVAMVGGPQDGPLTCYLVTCRILGSDQCRLLNKSQSRSQVHRKRQEPGSESLIKPLFGEPKPERNEEKNQKDENGEIRCRLPMKVGSCRAAFPKFYYDVTNQSCRDFIYGGCEANANNFDSKEECETACKGVTGSFLPHDSTPPPNKRAPKALHASHSVESEGTFESEDTPKVISAEEFAELCEAEPDVGPCRAMFRHWYYDSKVGSCKGFTYGGCRGNKNNYVTKQSCMGTCTGVTVLPALQKSRVADDSEEHCLLMPDAGPCRAAFPMFFYDPSTDTCQSFIYGGCHGNRNRYSSKEDCMSRCSFDVGVKSGRAESRWTAGLFLFITLTAISALLLAALIIFTLKRRAFVHVPSSMSDKQELLPEADQLSVESLSIPDSPKVDQA; the protein is encoded by the exons ATGAACCTGTTCTGGTTCCTGCTCGGCGCCGGTCTGGGTCTGGTTCTGGGCTGTGAGTGGGACAGTTCGGAGGACCAGAGCCTCGACCTGACCTACAGTCCGCACCTGGGAGACCCGCTGAATGTGACCGACGCAGAGGAATGCAAGACCGCCTGCTGCTTGTTGGAGGGCTGTGATGTGGCCATGGTGGGTGGTCCGCAGGACGGGCCCCTAACATGTTACCTGGTGACCTGCAGGATCTTGGGCTCGGACCAGTGCCGACTGCTCAACAAGTCCCAGTCCCGGTCCCAGGTGCATCGCAAGAGGCAGGAACCCGGGAGCGAGTCGCTCATCAAGCCGCTGTTTGGGGAGCCGAAGCCGGagagaaatgaagagaagaaCCAGAAAGACGAAAACGGAGAGA TTCGCTGCCGTCTACCCATGAAAGTCGGTTCTTGTCGAGCTGCATTCCCAAAGTTTTACTACGATGTGACCAATCAGAGCTGTCGAGACTTCATATATGGAGGCTgtgaagctaatgctaacaacttTGACTCAAAGGAGGAGTGTGAGACGGCCTGCAAAGGAGTCACAG GTTCGTTTCTGCCTCATGATTCAACGCCTCCTCCCAACAAACGTGCTCCAAAGGCTCTTCACGCTTCCCACA gtgtggaGTCTGAAGGGACTTTTGAGTCTGAAGACACTCCCAAAG TGATTTCAGCGGAAGAGTTTGCCG AGCTTTGTGAGGCAGAGCCTGACGTCGGTCCTTGTCGGGCCATGTTTCGACACTGGTACTACGACAGCAAGGTGGGGAGCTGTAAAGGATTCACCTACggaggctgcagaggaaacaaGAACAACTATGTCACCAAGCAGAGCTGCATGGGtacctgcacag GAGTTACTGTCCTTCCAGCACTTCAGAAAAGTCGTGTTGCTGATGACTCGGAAG AACACTGTCTGCTGATGCCCGACGCCGGTCCCTGTCGCGCCGCCTTCCCCATGTTCTTCTACGACCCAAGCACTGACACCTGCCAGTCATTCATCTATGgaggttgtcatggcaaccgcAACCGGTACAGCAGCAAGGAGGATTGTATGAGCCGCTGCAGCTTCGATG tcgGGGTCAAGTCAGGAAGAGCTGAGAGCCGCTGGACTGCAG gcctcttcctcttcatcactctcaCGGCCATCTCTGCACTGCTGCTGGCGGCACTCATCATCTTCACGCTGAAGCGCCGTGCTTTCGTCCACGTCCCTTCATCCATGAG TGATAAACAGGAGCTGCTTCCTGAGGCAGATCAGCTGTCAGTGGAGTCTCTGAGCATTCCAGACAGTCCCAAAGTGGACCAGGCCTGA
- the LOC115251568 gene encoding transmembrane 4 L6 family member 5-like — MCVSRCLHCVGLSLIPLALICLLSNTLLLLPELKTNFLLEGHVTREATWATGLWGGGFLVLISARSFLQGSRIRGCWAFRKQMLYQLFQSALGLLAAAGCSVVSLTGLSQGPLCLYNSTSGLTWGVPLEPIPDHPHSGYLYNHSLWFGVCLEPRNVVQWNMILFSLMAGASFLQVLLCAANIINSAVGMIMGHGFCQNQVNPVLV, encoded by the exons atgtgtgtgtccaggtgtctGCATTGTGTCGGCCTCTCTCTTATCCCTCTGGCGCTCATCTGCCTGCTCTCCAAcaccttgctgctgctgccagagctcAAAACCAACTTCCTGCTGGAGGGTCACGTGACCAGAGAGGCCACATGGGCCACCGGTCTGTGGGGCGGCGGCTTCCTG GTCTTGATTTCTGCTCGATCTTTTCTCCAAGGCAGCAGAATCAGAGGCTGCTGGGCCTTCAGGAAACAG ATGTTGTATCAGCTGTTCCAGTCCGCTCTGGgcctcctggctgctgcaggctgctccGTGGTCAGCCTCACTGGCCTCTCTCAGGGTCCTCTCTGCCTCTATAATTCCACCTCTGGTCTGACTTGGGGTGTCCCACTTGAGCCCATTCCAGACCA TCCTCATTCAGGGTACCTGTATAACCACAGCCTGTGGTTTGGAGTGTGTCTGGAACCCAGGAATGTCGTCCAGTGGAACATGATTCTGTTCAGTCTGATGGCTGGAGCCAGTTTCCTACAAGTTCTCCTCTGTGCAGCCAACATCATCAACTCAGCTGTTGGGATGATCATGGGTCACGGGTTCTGCCAGAACCAG GTGAATCCGGTCTTGGTTTGA